The genomic window ACGAGGACGGCTCCGAGCGGGTGCTCTCCGACGGTGACCACGTCGAGGTGGGCCAGCAGCTGATGGAAGGCTCGGCTGACCCGCACGAGGTGCTGCGTGTGCAGGGCCCGCGCGAGGTGCAGATCCACTTGGTCCGCGAAGTCCAGGAGGTGTACCGGGCGCAGGGTGTGTCGATCCACGACAAGCACATCGAGGTGATCGTTCGCCAGATGCTGCGCCGCGTCACCATCATCGACTCGGGCGCGACGGAGTTCCTGCCCGGCTCGCTGATCGACCGTGCGGAGTTCGAGGCCGAGAACCGTCGCGTGGTGGCCGAGGGCGGCGAGCCCGCCGCCGGCCGTCCGGTGCTGATGGGTATCACGAAGGCGTCGCTGGCCACCGACTCGTGGCTGTCTGCGGCGTCGTTCCAGGAGACCACGCGAGTGCTGACCGATGCGGCAATCAACTGCCGCAGCGACAAGCTCAACGGTCTGAAGGAGAACGTGATTATCGGAAAGCTGATCCCAGCCGGTACCGGTATCAACCGGTACCGCAACATCCAGGTTCAGCCGACCGAAGAGGCACGCGCCGCGGCGTACACCATCCCGTCCTACGAGGACCAGTACTACAGCCCCGACTTCGGTCAGGCCACCGGTGCTGCGGTTCCGCTGGACGACTACGGATACAGCGATTACCGGTAGCCCCCGCTACTGATCGGCGCACGAGAAAAAGCCCCGGGTTTCCCCCGGGGCTTTTTCGTGTCTGAAGGCTTTCAGTGATGGCGTCGTCACTTGAGTCACATCTGTACCTGTCTACGCCAACTGGCTTGCGTCCCTGCGCTATCGCGCGTCTTCTTGAGGGATGGCGGTCAATGGTGGACTGAATGCGGTGCCTGTGGAAGAACTATTGGTCTACCAAGGCGAGGTCTTCATTAACTTCCGGACAAGCCGGCAATGGGTGGTGATGAAGTTATTCGCTTTGCCGGCAGAGAGCGACGACTACCAGATTCTGGACCTCTTGATTCGTCATCTGCGCTACCGGGACAGCTACGCCGCCCCAGAGTTCAAGGACGCGAAGACCATTCATGGACCGTATTGGTCGTACGCCATCGCCCCTGAATTGTTCTTTCCCGTCTCCGCCGTCGATGCCACAGCACTGATTCGTACGTGGGCCGAGTACGACGTGCCGTTAACTGATATTGATCGCGAGGCGATGGAGCGGGAGGTCTACCCACGCATTCATGCTGCAACCAGCCGCTACCAACTACCGGACCTGGTGGATACCGCCCAGCACGATTGGGGTTCGACGGTCGGATGCACCGGGTTTCACGAATTTGTATTGATTGACCGCCGCGCCGACAGGGTGGCGTTAGTGGTGGCCAGCGATGACTGACTGGCGCACTCCACGGCATCGGTAGTGGCCAGCGACGATTAGGCAGTTCGTTCCTTGTCGAAAACGGCTGCAACAAATCCGTCGTACACCGCACCGCTCAGCCAGGCGACGTCTCCGGCAAGCCGGGACCGACTTTCGCCGTCGACAAAGATGTTCTGCACGATGAGTCGGCTTTCGTGGGGTCGCTTGGATCCGACCACATAGGTGCTGTGCTGGACCCACACGTTTCGGCCACCGATGGTGGCTATGCCGCTACTGCGGACGGCCGCAACGCGTTCGACGCGAGGAACAGGTAACACCTTGAGGACGACGCCACCGGCGTGAAGATTCCGCAGTATGCCATCGGCGTGGTGATACACGTCGTAGAAGACCGGCCAGCCGGTGTAGCCGAAGACGTTCATCGTCTCGGCGGCCTCCCACCGGCCGTCACCTAATGAGCCATGGACCGTGAGCCGGGCCATGGGCGACTCCGCATTGTCAGGCAGGTCCTGCGGTTGCCAGCCGGGTGGAACGCCTAATCGCTGGATCCACTGCGGTAATGAACCTTCTTTTAGGGCGACAAGATCGTGAATCTCTTCGTCCTCGGTCAACACAGCCAGCAGTGTCGTTGGTTGCACAGCCTGCCAGCGGTCAAAGCTTGGGATCGCGATCACGGCACGGCCGCCTCGCCGCCCTGCCCTTCACCCGTGAGAATTGTCCACACGAGAACCCCTCCGACCAACACCCAACCGAACACCTGCTTGCCTCCTTCACTGAGATCATGACCGATTTCGGGCAGCCACGAGTGGCTACCAGGCGGTGGCGAAGTCGTATGGGGCACTGGCGGTGCCGGCGTATCGGGCTGATCCCAGCCGAAGACTGGCGGCGGCTGCGCAGGGCTGACGGTGAATCCGGGCGGCGAGGGGTCCCGCAACCACGGCGGAAGTTCGGATGGATGGGGAAGTGAGCTGGGCGGGATCGGAGTTGGTGCCGGATGGGGTGCAGCCGGGGCTTCAACAGGCAGCGGAGGGTGACCCAAAACGGGGGGGAGCGCTGGCGGGTCATCGATGAGCGGCAGCGGCAAGTGCACTTTGGGATTCTTGCGCGAGCCCGGCGTTGTTACCTCAATGGTGGGTCCACCCGACTTGCTGCCCGGTCGAAGATCGATTTCAGTTCCATCAGCGAGCTGCTTGCGGCGTGTAGCGCCGCGTGGCGCCAGGTCCTGAGCGCTTCGAGTGAGCCAGTCTGTCGGCTCCGGTTGAATTCTGAGCAGCCTGCTCCGGTTGAAAAGTGAGCAGGTTTACGGGGTTGAGTCTGCCTGACGATCGGCTTCCACGGAGGGTAGGGATTCGATCGCGGTGTGTTTGATGCGGTAGCTGGCGCCTTTGAGGGCGATGACGTCGGCGTGGTGCACGATCCGATCGATCATGGCTGAGGCGATGGTGGCTTCGCCGAAGACCTGTCCCCATCGGGAGAACGGCAGGTTGGAGGTCAGGATGATCGACGATTTCTCGTATCGGGTGGAGACCAGTTGGAAGAACAGGTTGGCCGCTTCGGTGTCGAAGGGGATGTAGCCGACCTCGTCGATGACGATGAGCCCGTAGCGGGAGATTTTGCGCAACTCGGCGTCGAGGCGGTTGGTGCGGTGCGCTTCGGCCAGGCGGGTGATCCAGCCGGTGGCCGGGGCGAACGCAACCCGGTGCCCGGTGTGGGCGGCCGCGATTGCCAGGGCCGTGGCCAGATGCGTTTTACCGGTGCCCGGCGGGCCGAGCAGCACGATGTTGCGGGCTTCGGCCAGCCAGCCGCCGGCTTCCAGGCGGGCGATCTGGGCGCGGTCGATGCCGGGTTGGGCGGTGAAGTCGAAGTCGGTGATCGTCTTGATCGCTGGGAATCCGGCATACCGGATGCGTTGACGGGCACCGGATTCAGCACGGGCATTGGACTCCACTGCCAAGACGGCGCCGAGGTAGTCCTCCAGCGACCAGTTCGCTTCACGGCCTTGTTCAGCTAGCCGGTGGTAGTGCGCGGCGATCCGCGGCGCCTTGAGCAGACGAGCTTGGTGGGCGATCAGCTTGTCGGCCTCACCCGGCGCCGAGGGGCTGCGTTTCGTGGTGGCCATCAGGCGACCTCCCCGGTCCCGAAGTGTGCGTCATAAGCACTCAGGTCGGCGATCTCGACATCTACCTGCAGGTGAGCTCCCTTGGCTGGCCGGGTCCGGAACTGCTCGCGCAGCACCGCCGCAGCCGCCAGATGCTGCGGATCGGTGACCAATCCGGCTGTGCCCCAGAGCCGTTCATGATCAGCGACCAGCCGGTCACCACAGCGGACGGTGATCCGATCCAGGCCGGCGGCCACCGTGATCATCCGCCCGATCACCTCCGGGTTCACCGAGTAGGCGTTGCCGCCGACGCCGACGTAGTAGTCGCGACCCAACCGCGTCGTGATCGTCGTCCCGACCGCCGGAGCCACCGGCGGAAGTATGGCCATCGCCGCCCGGTCCGCCGCCAAGGCCTCGGCAGGGACCAGCCGGGTGCTGGCGTGCACGCGGCGGTTGGCGATCGAGATCAACCAGTCCCACAATTGGGCGTTGAAATCGGCTGCGCAGGTGAACATCCTGCCCGGCAGAAACGACGTCTCAAGGTAACCGTTGACCCGCTCGACCAGACCCTTGGTCTCCGGATCATAGGGCCGGGCCTGAATCAAGCGGGTGCCCAGCACACCACAGAACCCGGCCACCCCCTCAGCCAAACGGCCGCGCCGACCGATACCGGCCTCGTTGTCCCACAACAGAGTCCGTGGCACACCACCGAT from Mycobacterium kubicae includes these protein-coding regions:
- the istA gene encoding IS21 family transposase → MEDWAEIRRLYRSEKLSQAAIARRLGLSRNTVAKALRSEAPPRYERKPAVMSGWAQVEMAVRVLLGQFPTMPTTVIAQRVGWTGGHSWFAENVARIRPEYTPVDPCDRLVHLPGEQVQCDLWFPGQLVPDHAGVLRSFPVLVMVAAYSRFIAAMMIPSRVTGDLLAGMWQLIAGNIGGVPRTLLWDNEAGIGRRGRLAEGVAGFCGVLGTRLIQARPYDPETKGLVERVNGYLETSFLPGRMFTCAADFNAQLWDWLISIANRRVHASTRLVPAEALAADRAAMAILPPVAPAVGTTITTRLGRDYYVGVGGNAYSVNPEVIGRMITVAAGLDRITVRCGDRLVADHERLWGTAGLVTDPQHLAAAAVLREQFRTRPAKGAHLQVDVEIADLSAYDAHFGTGEVA
- the istB gene encoding IS21-like element ISMyma9 family helper ATPase IstB, translated to MATTKRSPSAPGEADKLIAHQARLLKAPRIAAHYHRLAEQGREANWSLEDYLGAVLAVESNARAESGARQRIRYAGFPAIKTITDFDFTAQPGIDRAQIARLEAGGWLAEARNIVLLGPPGTGKTHLATALAIAAAHTGHRVAFAPATGWITRLAEAHRTNRLDAELRKISRYGLIVIDEVGYIPFDTEAANLFFQLVSTRYEKSSIILTSNLPFSRWGQVFGEATIASAMIDRIVHHADVIALKGASYRIKHTAIESLPSVEADRQADSTP